One window of the Camarhynchus parvulus chromosome 2, STF_HiC, whole genome shotgun sequence genome contains the following:
- the METTL4 gene encoding methyltransferase-like protein 4 isoform X1, with protein MSVVHRLPAGWLVDHLCFINQCGYEICDSFAHPGGVTPNTSVTSTEDCHWQSKSISAFAATPSSSDGPSYGPGNAVETEGKREKMRYVFREEFFDISKPHIAAAPEEQLCQGCPEVSLTEIKASSNREEYQEGAKSDTGDSLATARKKRKRKCVFNQGELDALEYHSKVRKLIWEGTLDLVQEGLKSGFLHRTTATLSCRKNNVPQCIVCGLAELCEMAKQFPAVNESDHQAVHVLEEETSSAEQDLLSCVVENSSNCAKIIVLMGQKYLVPPRSSFLLSDISCLQPLLNYKKKYDVIVIDPPWENKSVKRSNRYSYLSSWQIKQIPVPALAAPNCLVVTWVTNRQKHLRFVKDELYPHWSVKTLAEWHWVKITTAGEFVLPLDSLHKKPYEVLILGRVQGDVKETLRKSEGVHPIPEHQLIVSIPCSLHSHKPPLAAVLAEFIRPDVECLELFARNLQPGWTSWGNEVLKFQHIDYFTLLENEN; from the exons ATGTCTGTGGTACATCGTCTGCCAGCAGGATGGCTTGTGGATCATCTCTGTTTCATCAACCAGTGTGGCTATGAGATCTGTGACTCCTTTGCACACCCTGGTGGTGTCACTCCCAATACTTCTGTCACATCTACTGAAGACTGTCACTGGCAGAGTAaaagtatttctgcttttgctgccaCCCCCTCATCAAGCGATGGTCCTTCTTACGGTCCTGGAAATGCTGTAGAAACAGaaggtaaaagagaaaaaatgagataCGTGTTTCGGGAGGAGTTCTTTGACATTTCTAAGCCCCATATAGCTGCggctcctgaggagcagctgtgtcagggatGCCCTGAGGTGAGTCTGACAGAAATAAAGGCCAGCAGCAACAGAGAGGAATACCAAGAAGGAGCAAAGAGTGACACTGGAGATTCTCTTGCCACTGCTAGGAAG AAACGTAAAAGGAAATGTGTGTTCAACCAAGGTGAACTGGATGCTTTGGAATACCATTCAAAG GTCAGGAAGCTCATTTGGGAAGGGACTTTGGATTTAGTCCAAGAGGGACTCAAAAGTGGTTTTCTTCACCGTACAACTGCAACACTCAGTTGCAGGAAGAATAATGTTCCTCAGTGCATTGTCTGTGGGTTGGCTGAACTATGTGAAATGGCAAAGCAGTTTCCAGCTGTGAATGAAAGTGACCATCAAGCTGTACATGTGCTAGAGGAGGAAAcctccagtgcagagcaggaccTGCTTTCCTGTGTTGTGGAAAACAGCTCAAACTGTGCAAAGATAATTGTGTTAATGGGGCAGAAATACTTGGTGCCACCAAGAAGCAGTTTCCTCTTATCTGATATTTCATGTTTACAGCCCCTGCTGAACT ACAAGAAGAAATATGATGTAATTGTGATTGATCCACCATGGGAGAATAAGTCTGTTAAAAGGAGTAACAG GTACAGCTACTTGTCTTCATGGCAAATCAAGCAGATTCCTGTACCAGCACTTGCTGCTCCAAATTGTCTTGTAGTCACATGGGTGACTAACAGACAGAAGCACTTACGTTTTGTTAAGGATGAACTTTATCCTCACTGGTCAGTGAAAACACTTGCTGAGTGGCACTGGGTAAAA ATTACTACAGCTGGAGAATTTGTGTTGCCTTTGGATTCTTTGCACAAAAAACCCTATGAAGTTCTCATACTGGGGAGAGTTCAAGGAGATGTAAAGGAAACCTTGAG GAAATCTGAAGGTGTTCATCCAATTCCAGAGCATCAGTTAATTGTCAGCATACCCTGCAGTCTGCATTCGCATAAACCTCCTCTTGCTg
- the METTL4 gene encoding methyltransferase-like protein 4 isoform X3, producing MSVVHRLPAGWLVDHLCFINQCGYEICDSFAHPGGVTPNTSVTSTEDCHWQSKSISAFAATPSSSDGPSYGPGNAVETEGKREKMRYVFREEFFDISKPHIAAAPEEQLCQGCPEVSLTEIKASSNREEYQEGAKSDTGDSLATARKKRKRKCVFNQGELDALEYHSKVRKLIWEGTLDLVQEGLKSGFLHRTTATLSCRKNNVPQCIVCGLAELCEMAKQFPAVNESDHQAVHVLEEETSSAEQDLLSCVVENSSNCAKIIVLMGQKYLVPPRSSFLLSDISCLQPLLNYKKKYDVIVIDPPWENKSVKRSNRYSYLSSWQIKQIPVPALAAPNCLVVTWVTNRQKHLRFVKDELYPHWSVKTLAEWHWVKITTAGEFVLPLDSLHKKPYEVLILGRVQGDVKETLRKSEGVHPIPEHQLIVSIPCSLHSHKPPLAGPI from the exons ATGTCTGTGGTACATCGTCTGCCAGCAGGATGGCTTGTGGATCATCTCTGTTTCATCAACCAGTGTGGCTATGAGATCTGTGACTCCTTTGCACACCCTGGTGGTGTCACTCCCAATACTTCTGTCACATCTACTGAAGACTGTCACTGGCAGAGTAaaagtatttctgcttttgctgccaCCCCCTCATCAAGCGATGGTCCTTCTTACGGTCCTGGAAATGCTGTAGAAACAGaaggtaaaagagaaaaaatgagataCGTGTTTCGGGAGGAGTTCTTTGACATTTCTAAGCCCCATATAGCTGCggctcctgaggagcagctgtgtcagggatGCCCTGAGGTGAGTCTGACAGAAATAAAGGCCAGCAGCAACAGAGAGGAATACCAAGAAGGAGCAAAGAGTGACACTGGAGATTCTCTTGCCACTGCTAGGAAG AAACGTAAAAGGAAATGTGTGTTCAACCAAGGTGAACTGGATGCTTTGGAATACCATTCAAAG GTCAGGAAGCTCATTTGGGAAGGGACTTTGGATTTAGTCCAAGAGGGACTCAAAAGTGGTTTTCTTCACCGTACAACTGCAACACTCAGTTGCAGGAAGAATAATGTTCCTCAGTGCATTGTCTGTGGGTTGGCTGAACTATGTGAAATGGCAAAGCAGTTTCCAGCTGTGAATGAAAGTGACCATCAAGCTGTACATGTGCTAGAGGAGGAAAcctccagtgcagagcaggaccTGCTTTCCTGTGTTGTGGAAAACAGCTCAAACTGTGCAAAGATAATTGTGTTAATGGGGCAGAAATACTTGGTGCCACCAAGAAGCAGTTTCCTCTTATCTGATATTTCATGTTTACAGCCCCTGCTGAACT ACAAGAAGAAATATGATGTAATTGTGATTGATCCACCATGGGAGAATAAGTCTGTTAAAAGGAGTAACAG GTACAGCTACTTGTCTTCATGGCAAATCAAGCAGATTCCTGTACCAGCACTTGCTGCTCCAAATTGTCTTGTAGTCACATGGGTGACTAACAGACAGAAGCACTTACGTTTTGTTAAGGATGAACTTTATCCTCACTGGTCAGTGAAAACACTTGCTGAGTGGCACTGGGTAAAA ATTACTACAGCTGGAGAATTTGTGTTGCCTTTGGATTCTTTGCACAAAAAACCCTATGAAGTTCTCATACTGGGGAGAGTTCAAGGAGATGTAAAGGAAACCTTGAG GAAATCTGAAGGTGTTCATCCAATTCCAGAGCATCAGTTAATTGTCAGCATACCCTGCAGTCTGCATTCGCATAAACCTCCTCTTGCTg
- the NDC80 gene encoding kinetochore protein NDC80 homolog, giving the protein MRRSSSIAGSSSRQSMMALRVQDNNKMGLQTPQMKDRSTFGKLSMSKPTSGASERKVSCFGNRASGAGGSRSSQYGVFGTEKIKDPRPLHDKAFIQQCIKKLCEFLVENAYAHNVSMKSLQSPSVKDFLKIFTFIYKFLCPSYELPDSKFEEEIPKVFKDLGYPFALSKSSMYTVGAPHTWPQIVAALVWLIDCVKLYNAIRENAPSFDDRQSWGGETDDGIVHNKLFMDYCVKCYDLFMKGRDTFEELDAEVQSKLKDLFNIDPFQMESLAAENKRLQEEIARLEKEKESEPDRRVTLRNVKSSLQADVQKYQAYLANLESHISILDQKLESVNDEVETAEMEVEAMKQENARLRHILDNQKYSAADIERINHERNELQQTINKLTKELEAEEHQLWNEELKYARNKEAIEMQLAEYHKLARKLKLIPVSAENSKGHDFEIQFNPESGPNCLVKYRTQIKAPLMEIINETEEEISRATQRKITLEDTLEQVNIMLEDKKRSVKMLTEEAEKLDDLYQQKLKEIEEEEQKCANELESLKKHKQLLESGVYEGLSEATNELHDLQRQYQVVLQTTTEEKRKIGANLSRLLETVATHVASIVKYLEEQNARIYRDDEEFMPEDLLSNLTSILDSYKKKAESV; this is encoded by the exons ATGAGGCGAAGCTCAAGTattgctggaagcagcagtcGACAATCTATGATGGCACTGAGAGTGCAGGACAACAACAAGATGGGTCTTCAGACACCTCAGAT GAAGGACAGAAGCACCTTTGGGAAGCTGAGCATGAGCAAACCTACATCCGgagcttcagaaagaaaagtcaGCTGTTTTGGGAACAG AGCGAGTGGGGCTGGAGGGTCACGCAGCAGCCAGTATGGTGTGTTTGGGACAGAAAAGATAAAGGATCCCAGGCCCCTTCATGACAAGGCATTCATCCAACAATGTATCAAAAAGCTTTGTGAG TTCCTTGTTGAGAATGCTTATGCCCACAATGTTTCCATGAAATCGCTACAATCTCCATCAGTTAAGGACTTTTTGAAGATCTTCACCTTTATCTACAAATTCCTCTGCCCTTCTTATGAACTGCCTGACTCAAAATTTGAAGAGGAAATTCCCAAAGTTTTTAAAGACCTTGG GTACCCCTTTGCTCTGTCAAAAAGCTCCATGTACACTGTGGGAGCACCACACACCTGGCCTCAGATTGTGGCAGCTTTGGTTTGGTTAATTGATTGTGTCAAG ctgtACAATGCGATCAGGGAAAATGCACCATCATTCGATgacagacagagctggggaggagagaCAGATGATGGAATTGTACATAATAAG cttttcatgGACTACTGTGTGAAGTGCTATGATCTTTTCATGAAAGGGAGAGATACCTTCGAAGAGTTGGATGCTGAAGTGCAGTCAAAATTAA AGGATTTATTTAATATAGATCCATTCCAGATGGAAAGTTTagcagctgaaaacaaaagacTTCAAGAAGAGATTGCAagactagaaaaagaaaaagaaagtgagcCG GATCGTAGAGTAACGCTACGAAACGTGAAATCGTCTCTTCAAGCAGACGTCCAGAAATACCAGGCTTATTTGGCTAATCTGGAATCTCATATATCCATCCTTGATCAAAAACTGGAAAGTGTTAATGATGAAGTTGAGACAGCAG AAATGGAAGTAGAAGCCATGAAGCAGGAGAATGCCCGGCTCCGGCACATCTTAGATAACCAAAAATACTCGGCTGCGGACATTGAGAGAATAAATCACGAGAGAAATGAGCTGCAGCAAACCATTAACAAGCTGACTAAGGAACTAGAAGCAGAAGAACATCAGCTGTGGAATGAAGAGCTAAAATATGCTAGGAATAAAGAGGCG ATCGAAATGCAACTGGCAGAGTATCATAAACTGGCTCGAAAGCTGAAATTAATTCCAGTAAGTGCTGAGAATTCCAAAGGCCACGACTTTGAGATTCAGTTTAATCCTGAGTCAGGACCAAATTGCCTAGTCAAATACAGAACTCAGATCAAG GCTCCCCTCATGGAGATCATCAACGAGACTGAGGAAGAAATTAGTAGAGCCACTCAACGGAAAATTACTTTGGAAGATACTTTGGAACAG GTGAATATAATGCTAGAGGACAAGAAACGCAGTGTGAAAATGCTGACAGAAGAAGCTGAAAAGCTGGATGATCTTTACCAGCAGAAGCTTAAG GAGATAGAAgaagaagagcagaaatgtgCAAATGAACTGGAATCGTTAAAGAAGCATAAACAGTTACTTGAGAGTGGTGTCTATGAAGGGCTCAGTGAAGCCACAAATGAATTGCATGATCTCCAAAGACA ATATCAAGTCGTTTTGCAAACAACaacagaagagaagagaaaaattggTGCTAACTTGAGTCGTCTTTTAGAAACAGTTGCTACTCATGTAGCATCTATAGTG AAATACCTTGAGGAACAGAATGCGAGAATTTACAGAGATGATGAAGAATTCATGCCTGAAGATCTATTGTCAAATTTGACCAGCATCCTAGACAGTTACAAAAAGAAGGCTGAAAGTGTCTAA
- the METTL4 gene encoding methyltransferase-like protein 4 isoform X2, with amino-acid sequence MSVVHRLPAGWLVDHLCFINQCGYEICDSFAHPGGVTPNTSVTSTEDCHWQSKSISAFAATPSSSDGPSYGPGNAVETEGKREKMRYVFREEFFDISKPHIAAAPEEQLCQGCPEVSLTEIKASSNREEYQEGAKSDTGDSLATARKKRKRKCVFNQGELDALEYHSKVRKLIWEGTLDLVQEGLKSGFLHRTTATLSCRKNNVPQCIVCGLAELCEMAKQFPAVNESDHQAVHVLEEETSSAEQDLLSCVVENSSNCAKIIVLMGQKYLVPPRSSFLLSDISCLQPLLNYKKKYDVIVIDPPWENKSVKRSNRYSYLSSWQIKQIPVPALAAPNCLVVTWVTNRQKHLRFVKDELYPHWSVKTLAEWHWVKITTAGEFVLPLDSLHKKPYEVLILGRVQGDVKETLRKSEGVHPIPEHQLIVSIPCSLHSHKPPLAVLAEFIRPDVECLELFARNLQPGWTSWGNEVLKFQHIDYFTLLENEN; translated from the exons ATGTCTGTGGTACATCGTCTGCCAGCAGGATGGCTTGTGGATCATCTCTGTTTCATCAACCAGTGTGGCTATGAGATCTGTGACTCCTTTGCACACCCTGGTGGTGTCACTCCCAATACTTCTGTCACATCTACTGAAGACTGTCACTGGCAGAGTAaaagtatttctgcttttgctgccaCCCCCTCATCAAGCGATGGTCCTTCTTACGGTCCTGGAAATGCTGTAGAAACAGaaggtaaaagagaaaaaatgagataCGTGTTTCGGGAGGAGTTCTTTGACATTTCTAAGCCCCATATAGCTGCggctcctgaggagcagctgtgtcagggatGCCCTGAGGTGAGTCTGACAGAAATAAAGGCCAGCAGCAACAGAGAGGAATACCAAGAAGGAGCAAAGAGTGACACTGGAGATTCTCTTGCCACTGCTAGGAAG AAACGTAAAAGGAAATGTGTGTTCAACCAAGGTGAACTGGATGCTTTGGAATACCATTCAAAG GTCAGGAAGCTCATTTGGGAAGGGACTTTGGATTTAGTCCAAGAGGGACTCAAAAGTGGTTTTCTTCACCGTACAACTGCAACACTCAGTTGCAGGAAGAATAATGTTCCTCAGTGCATTGTCTGTGGGTTGGCTGAACTATGTGAAATGGCAAAGCAGTTTCCAGCTGTGAATGAAAGTGACCATCAAGCTGTACATGTGCTAGAGGAGGAAAcctccagtgcagagcaggaccTGCTTTCCTGTGTTGTGGAAAACAGCTCAAACTGTGCAAAGATAATTGTGTTAATGGGGCAGAAATACTTGGTGCCACCAAGAAGCAGTTTCCTCTTATCTGATATTTCATGTTTACAGCCCCTGCTGAACT ACAAGAAGAAATATGATGTAATTGTGATTGATCCACCATGGGAGAATAAGTCTGTTAAAAGGAGTAACAG GTACAGCTACTTGTCTTCATGGCAAATCAAGCAGATTCCTGTACCAGCACTTGCTGCTCCAAATTGTCTTGTAGTCACATGGGTGACTAACAGACAGAAGCACTTACGTTTTGTTAAGGATGAACTTTATCCTCACTGGTCAGTGAAAACACTTGCTGAGTGGCACTGGGTAAAA ATTACTACAGCTGGAGAATTTGTGTTGCCTTTGGATTCTTTGCACAAAAAACCCTATGAAGTTCTCATACTGGGGAGAGTTCAAGGAGATGTAAAGGAAACCTTGAG GAAATCTGAAGGTGTTCATCCAATTCCAGAGCATCAGTTAATTGTCAGCATACCCTGCAGTCTGCATTCGCATAAACCTCCTCTTGCTg